The genomic segment TCGAACGCCACCGCCGACACGCTCTGCCCGCCCGCCTGCAACCGCTCCCGCGCCTGCAACAGCCGCAATTCCTTCTGGTATTGCAGCGGCGTCGTCGCCGTCACCGTCCTGAAATGCTCGTGAAAGCTCGACCGGCTCATCCCCGCCAGCCTTGCCAGCTCTTCCGTCGCCAGCGGGTCCGCCACATGCGCCCTGAGATGCGCGATCACCTGCCCGATCCGCCCGGCATGTCCGTCCGTCTGCAACAGCGCCCTGAGGGTCGCCCCCTGCGGCGAGCTCAGCAGCCGGTAATGGATCTCCTTCTGCACCAACGGCCCCAGCACCGCGGCCTCCCCGGGCCGCTCCACCAGCTCCAGCAAACGCCCGAACGCCTCCCGCAAGGGCGCGTCGGCCTCGTGCAGCGACAGTGCCCGACTCACGGCGCCGGCGCCACCCCCGGCCCCGCCGATCTCTTCCTCGAGCCCCCGCAAAACCGACAGGTCCAGCGGCAGGATCAGCGCCAGGTAGGGCCGCGCCGCCGTCGCCTCCACGATCTTCGACACGATCGGAATGTCATGGCTCACCACGAGCAACCGCCCCGCCGACGCCCTGACCGACCCACCCTTCGTGCCGGTGTCCTTCGCCCCCTGCACCACGAAACACACGAGCGGCTCGTACACCATCGCCTCCAGCGCCGACGGCTCCGGCCGCCGCGCGATCTTCAAGCCGGCCACCCCGGTTTTCAGCGTTCCGTCCTGCACGCCCTCGGCAGCACAGATCCGCTCCGCCGCCGCCACCAGCCTGTCATCCGCCATCATCGCCTCCACGCACACGTCCGGAGTTTTATGCCATGCCCGCGCCCCTCTGCCACGCCTTTCCCCGTCACTCCCGGAGGATCGGGCAACTCTTCCGGACAATCCGGCAGGCACCGCCGCCCGTCCTCCGCCATATCCGGTCACAGGCAACCAACCGAAAGGGACTTTCCCATGACCGACAAGATCACCTTCATCACCGGCGGCAGCCGCGGCCTCGGCCGCAGCATGGCGCTCAAGCTCGCCGCACAAGGCATCGGCGTCGTCTTCACCTATGCCGGCAACAAACAGGCCGCCGAAACCACCCTGGCCGACATCGCGGCGCAAGGCGGCACCGCCGCCGCCCTCCAGCTCGATCAGACCGACCCGGCCCAGATCGCGTCGCTCCCCGACCGCCTGCGCACAACCCTGCGCGACACCTTCGGCCGCGACACGATCGACCATATCGTCAACAACGCCGGCACCGGCCACTGGGCGCTCTTCTCCGACACCACCGAGGACCAGCTCGACGACCTCTACGCCGTTCACGTCAAGGGGCCGTTCCTGCTGACCCAGGCCCTCCTGCCGATGATCGAGGATGGCGGCAAGATCGTCATGATCTCCTCCGGTCTCGCCCGCTTCGCCCTGCCCGGCTACTCGGCCTACGCGGCGATGAAAGGCGCGGTCGAGGTGCTCACCCGCTACCTCGCCAAGGAACTGGGCGCGCGCCACATCTCGGTCAACACCGTCGCACCGGGCGCCATCGAAACCGATTTCGGCGGCGGCACCGTCCGCGACAATCCCGAGGTCAACCGGATGGTCGCCGATCACACCGCCCTCGGCCGCGCCGGCCTGCCCGACGACATCGGCGGCGCCGTGGCGGCCCTGCTCTCGGGCGAGACCCGCTGGATCACCGCCCAGCGCATCGAGATCTCGGGCGGCCAGAGCATCTGAGGTCAGCCCACGATCACCCCGTAGGGTGGGTGAAACCCACCTCCACCGCCTCCAACAAAAGCGCCCGCCCCCCGGGGCGGCGCCACCCTCACCCACGGGCTTGCTCCGGGCAAACCGGGTCACTCCCGGTCCCGCAGCAATGCCTCCAACCGGCCGCGGACGATGCCCTCGAACTCGGATTGCAGGTCCTCGGAGAACCCGGCGCGCCTCAACAACACGGCGCCATCCTGCAAAAGGCCTTCGTACAAAACAGCCTCGCGAATGGCGTCGGCCCCTTCGACATACCGGCGATGATCGAGCTGAGGACAGCAGTTCATCACCTTTTTCTTTGAATAACAGCGCGTTCTCGCCGGATAGCGGCTCGCACGCTCTTCGCTCATCAGGATCGGGACGTAGTAAAACGTCCAACCCGACCCGGCGAGACCGCTTTCGGCAATACGCCGGCGCATATGAGTCCTCACCGAGTCCAGCAGCGCGGTGAACTGCCTGTTGCCTTTCGTCACATCTGATTCCGCAGAGACCCAGAAATCCATTACCTTTCCTGCACGCATCAAACGAGGCACGCAATGGACCGGGTCCAGACCTGCCGGCCATTTGCCTGAGATCCCCAAAAAAAGCGCCCGCCGATCCCCCGTCGGGCGCTCCCCAATTCTCACCGTTCCGAAGAAACCCTCAGCGGCGCGGATCGTCGCTGTCGTCATCCTCGTCGTCATCGTCATCCGAGCTGTCCGGCAGGTT from the Roseovarius indicus genome contains:
- a CDS encoding AraC family transcriptional regulator; translation: MADDRLVAAAERICAAEGVQDGTLKTGVAGLKIARRPEPSALEAMVYEPLVCFVVQGAKDTGTKGGSVRASAGRLLVVSHDIPIVSKIVEATAARPYLALILPLDLSVLRGLEEEIGGAGGGAGAVSRALSLHEADAPLREAFGRLLELVERPGEAAVLGPLVQKEIHYRLLSSPQGATLRALLQTDGHAGRIGQVIAHLRAHVADPLATEELARLAGMSRSSFHEHFRTVTATTPLQYQKELRLLQARERLQAGGQSVSAVAFEVGYESPTQFSREYARKFGASPRHDLRA
- a CDS encoding SDR family NAD(P)-dependent oxidoreductase yields the protein MTDKITFITGGSRGLGRSMALKLAAQGIGVVFTYAGNKQAAETTLADIAAQGGTAAALQLDQTDPAQIASLPDRLRTTLRDTFGRDTIDHIVNNAGTGHWALFSDTTEDQLDDLYAVHVKGPFLLTQALLPMIEDGGKIVMISSGLARFALPGYSAYAAMKGAVEVLTRYLAKELGARHISVNTVAPGAIETDFGGGTVRDNPEVNRMVADHTALGRAGLPDDIGGAVAALLSGETRWITAQRIEISGGQSI